In Chryseobacterium lactis, a single genomic region encodes these proteins:
- a CDS encoding DUF4876 domain-containing protein gives MLKHLLRTLLVWCAFISFASCSSDSDSPESQAQTTLKLELKLVPETIQVKEYKNLTVNFKELNTGFTTTRELKNTNSLTTVLPTGTYQIFVEGSIIYSDTTGSTEAKVGGAQTGVVINGTEQSKTIDIALKAGSGDLILEEVFFTGSKTPQGAMYFGDQYFKITNNTDQTLYADGMLLIQSSFMTNEKQDYSPNIMGTTFSAGAIIRIPGTGNTYPVKPGESIIIAEDAINHKEFNPSSINLSHANFQIFKEDSDDIDNPSVPKMINVFEKMVIHTQGYYAYALARMPQGMTDTTLITQNTYTYTYHLSFGGDVYPMDGTAIKIPNEWITDAVNLSVQDSFQWLVTSPAIDMGWTSVASFDGDKNRFGKAVRRRVVGKTMEGKNILKDTNNSTADFEHGVKPSLFN, from the coding sequence ATGCTAAAACATTTATTAAGAACACTATTGGTATGGTGTGCTTTCATCAGCTTTGCATCATGTTCGTCTGATTCCGACAGCCCGGAATCACAAGCACAAACCACTTTAAAACTGGAACTGAAACTGGTTCCGGAAACGATTCAGGTTAAAGAATATAAAAACCTTACGGTAAACTTTAAAGAACTGAACACCGGTTTTACGACAACCCGCGAACTAAAAAATACAAATTCTTTAACGACTGTTCTTCCTACCGGAACTTATCAGATCTTCGTGGAAGGAAGTATTATATATTCTGATACTACCGGATCTACAGAAGCCAAAGTCGGCGGAGCACAAACCGGAGTAGTTATCAACGGTACCGAACAGTCCAAAACCATTGACATTGCTTTGAAAGCAGGAAGTGGAGATCTTATTTTAGAAGAAGTATTTTTTACCGGTTCTAAAACACCACAGGGAGCGATGTACTTTGGAGATCAATATTTTAAGATTACCAACAATACAGATCAAACTCTCTATGCTGACGGAATGCTATTGATTCAGTCCAGCTTTATGACTAACGAAAAACAGGATTATAGCCCCAATATCATGGGAACTACTTTTTCTGCCGGTGCTATTATCAGAATTCCGGGAACAGGAAATACATATCCTGTAAAACCGGGAGAATCTATTATCATTGCTGAAGATGCAATTAATCATAAAGAATTCAATCCGTCATCCATCAATCTTTCACACGCTAACTTCCAGATATTTAAGGAAGATTCTGATGACATTGATAACCCTTCAGTTCCAAAAATGATTAATGTTTTTGAAAAAATGGTCATTCATACACAGGGATATTATGCTTATGCTCTGGCTCGTATGCCACAGGGAATGACGGACACCACCCTGATCACTCAGAATACTTACACCTATACTTATCATCTTAGTTTTGGAGGAGATGTGTATCCTATGGACGGTACAGCCATCAAAATCCCGAATGAATGGATCACCGATGCTGTAAATCTCAGTGTACAGGATTCTTTCCAATGGCTGGTGACATCTCCTGCCATAGATATGGGCTGGACTTCTGTGGCTTCTTTTGACGGAGATAAAAACCGTTTCGGAAAAGCTGTTCGTAGAAGAGTTGTTGGAAAAACAATGGAGGGCAAAAATATTTTAAAAGACACCAACAATTCAACCGCGGATTTTGAACATGGAGTCAAACCTTCATTATTCAATTAA
- a CDS encoding T9SS type A sorting domain-containing protein, with protein MLMFPNVGFKLSTVVSDHGTTDSRENVPSNFKGTMTAGFVVELSYVLNGYILMAPDYVGMGTGDGVHPYVDYATEAGATIDFVSAANRVLAQLGVKRYDEYFIAGYSQGAHAAMSTIKRLSVSNPNNLKFKYAYMGDGPYDFSDVTLNKGVLQKDIYPFTAFLANVLNSCNTTGYKTYTNDISEVISAEYLDRYNYHVVQDNGGLLWGPFIWRKLFTDNFIKDVTNNPNNNLRKCMKQKDVYDWYNKMPMTLGHSTVDLAIPPENTSKTIDVQRGYYSWWDLNKYKLEAFYWGPLGHVGGIVPFVIASNAKFNTLRSGGLLNQWAIAGSIFGKKAPGNVASEINPLSSSQIKPDLGNIQLVEITDFNKEKAAGRSAVAQNLSSLKDGVYLLKVSENNENKMIPYIKNTPKEVAENEIVQSENNSVLKLKIDQDELSSVNIFDSNKNLIRTISKEQYQENGGINLQNLDHQNYTFEVVTSYYNLQFNKVSGNETRLSGNDAAIFAENRQVKVKADSGIKNISIYSISGALVQQQEVNQPRFESGSLESGIYLVQITLSNGKTVNKKVKL; from the coding sequence ATGCTTATGTTTCCTAACGTAGGTTTTAAGCTTTCAACCGTAGTATCGGATCACGGTACAACAGACAGCAGGGAAAATGTTCCTTCAAATTTTAAGGGAACTATGACAGCAGGTTTTGTTGTTGAACTTTCTTATGTCCTCAATGGTTATATTTTGATGGCTCCTGACTACGTTGGGATGGGAACCGGAGACGGCGTTCATCCATATGTAGATTATGCTACTGAAGCAGGAGCTACGATTGACTTTGTGAGTGCAGCCAATAGAGTCCTTGCCCAGTTGGGAGTGAAACGCTACGATGAATATTTTATAGCCGGATATTCGCAGGGAGCTCATGCGGCAATGTCTACCATCAAAAGGTTAAGTGTATCCAACCCCAACAACTTAAAATTCAAATATGCCTACATGGGAGACGGACCTTACGATTTCTCTGATGTCACCCTCAATAAAGGAGTTCTTCAGAAAGATATTTATCCTTTTACCGCCTTCCTGGCCAATGTTCTTAACAGCTGCAACACAACGGGATATAAAACGTATACGAATGATATTTCGGAAGTAATTTCTGCAGAATATCTGGATCGGTACAACTATCATGTTGTCCAGGATAATGGAGGTTTATTATGGGGGCCTTTTATATGGAGAAAATTATTTACCGACAATTTCATCAAAGATGTCACCAATAATCCCAATAATAATCTCAGAAAATGCATGAAGCAGAAAGATGTGTATGACTGGTACAATAAAATGCCAATGACATTGGGACATTCTACTGTAGATCTGGCCATTCCGCCGGAAAACACTTCCAAAACCATTGATGTACAACGTGGTTATTATTCCTGGTGGGATTTGAATAAATATAAATTAGAAGCCTTTTATTGGGGACCATTAGGCCATGTAGGCGGCATTGTACCTTTCGTGATTGCGTCTAATGCCAAATTCAATACGTTGAGAAGCGGAGGACTCCTTAACCAATGGGCTATTGCTGGTTCTATTTTTGGCAAAAAGGCTCCAGGCAATGTTGCATCAGAAATCAATCCTTTGTCTTCTTCCCAGATTAAACCGGATCTTGGAAATATTCAGCTGGTGGAGATTACAGATTTTAATAAAGAAAAAGCTGCCGGCAGATCGGCTGTTGCGCAGAATCTATCTTCTTTAAAAGACGGGGTGTATCTATTGAAGGTCTCAGAAAACAATGAAAATAAAATGATTCCTTACATTAAAAACACACCTAAAGAAGTCGCTGAAAATGAGATTGTACAGTCAGAGAATAACTCTGTTTTAAAATTAAAAATTGACCAGGATGAACTTTCCTCTGTTAATATTTTCGATAGCAATAAAAATCTGATCAGAACCATTTCCAAAGAACAATATCAGGAAAACGGAGGAATTAATCTACAGAATCTTGATCATCAGAACTATACATTTGAAGTCGTTACCTCTTATTATAATCTTCAGTTTAATAAAGTTTCCGGCAATGAAACCCGTTTATCAGGAAACGATGCAGCTATTTTTGCCGAGAACCGACAGGTTAAGGTGAAAGCAGACAGTGGTATAAAAAACATCAGTATCTACAGTATTTCCGGAGCTTTAGTTCAGCAGCAGGAGGTAAATCAGCCCCGCTTTGAATCGGGAAGCTTAGAGTCGGGAATTTATTTGGTACAGATCACACTTTCTAATGGGAAGACAGTCAATAAGAAAGTAAAATTGTAA
- a CDS encoding DUF6850 family outer membrane beta-barrel protein has product MKYFLSLSTLFLFLSGTYLHAQTNDTIVEKIREEYSYERLLKKEITVNPASMQGARKYSITTMALFTQNNDTPNEIQQKGKGKNLWGAEARTLQIIDPKTTVWGNASYTQGKNKQVLWNENSDYDIIYPFVAADSVGGDMKFENYAFSGGYSKKLNSFTIGVAGSYKASLSYRDVDPRPKNTTASFSLALGADKLMFGKFRIGAFADAEKYTQKHYLSFVSNQGFPMIYNMSGLGNYNELLSGKLRQAYYEGWSYEVGLQVFEAESRNWYFNVGFKKFNLDKLLTEYMDLNASRIDEQQFNFSLGKLFTTNKISWGLFIDGNHTMRKGTENLFLNDNSRNYIQIGSVEKYNHESTNMIFKGLLQRENGNVKSSLLPYFGLIQGKEKYANPLSVIELNKIVYGADYQWFKTFDPDLALSVSLGFSVTDVYRKNAVFNNSGKPSINQMLQDNYRYQSSDFWQAKLDINFHFSFPVIKNAYVGGKMMYSNFQNSSNVLFAATIGGIF; this is encoded by the coding sequence ATGAAATATTTTCTATCCTTATCCACTTTGTTTCTATTTCTATCAGGGACTTATCTTCACGCTCAGACTAATGATACAATCGTTGAAAAGATTCGTGAAGAATACAGCTATGAAAGGCTGCTTAAAAAAGAAATTACTGTAAATCCTGCTAGTATGCAGGGAGCAAGAAAATACAGTATTACCACCATGGCTTTGTTTACCCAAAACAATGATACACCTAATGAAATACAACAAAAAGGTAAAGGAAAAAATTTGTGGGGTGCGGAAGCCCGTACCCTGCAAATAATAGATCCCAAAACAACAGTGTGGGGCAATGCATCTTATACTCAGGGTAAAAATAAGCAGGTTCTATGGAACGAAAATTCAGATTATGATATCATCTACCCTTTTGTAGCTGCAGACAGCGTAGGCGGAGATATGAAGTTTGAAAATTATGCATTCTCCGGAGGATATTCTAAAAAACTGAATTCTTTCACTATCGGTGTGGCTGGAAGTTATAAAGCAAGTTTGAGTTATCGTGATGTGGATCCTCGCCCCAAAAACACAACAGCCAGTTTTTCACTGGCATTGGGAGCTGATAAATTGATGTTTGGAAAATTTAGAATAGGTGCCTTTGCAGATGCTGAAAAATATACCCAAAAGCATTATTTAAGTTTTGTCAGCAATCAGGGATTTCCTATGATCTACAATATGAGCGGGTTGGGAAATTACAACGAATTACTTTCGGGAAAACTTCGTCAGGCTTATTATGAAGGTTGGTCTTACGAAGTTGGTTTACAGGTATTTGAAGCGGAAAGCAGAAACTGGTATTTTAATGTTGGATTTAAAAAGTTTAATCTTGATAAACTTCTGACGGAATATATGGATCTCAATGCTTCCAGGATTGATGAACAGCAGTTTAATTTTTCATTGGGAAAGCTTTTTACTACTAATAAAATTTCCTGGGGACTTTTCATTGATGGAAATCATACAATGAGAAAAGGTACTGAAAACCTGTTTTTAAATGATAATTCCAGAAATTATATACAAATAGGTTCTGTAGAAAAGTACAATCATGAGAGTACGAATATGATATTCAAAGGGCTTTTGCAGCGAGAAAATGGAAATGTAAAATCATCGTTACTGCCTTATTTCGGTTTGATCCAGGGAAAAGAGAAATACGCCAACCCTCTTTCTGTAATAGAACTCAACAAAATTGTATATGGCGCAGATTACCAGTGGTTCAAAACATTTGATCCTGATCTGGCTCTTTCTGTTTCTCTTGGCTTTTCGGTGACGGATGTGTATAGGAAAAATGCAGTTTTCAACAATTCGGGAAAGCCCTCAATTAATCAGATGTTGCAGGACAATTACAGGTATCAGTCTTCGGATTTCTGGCAGGCAAAGCTTGATATCAATTTTCACTTCTCCTTTCCTGTGATAAAAAATGCCTATGTGGGAGGCAAAATGATGTATAGTAACTTCCAAAATAGTAGTAATGTATTATTTGCAGCTACTATCGGGGGTATTTTTTAA
- a CDS encoding TonB-dependent receptor plug domain-containing protein encodes MVDNDPQFPFKFQFFTLFFFFIGLTTVKSQDRLIVITFEIKDNQSDLIKDSEIQIFSTENKYSVKTNDKGIATLSVVSGSYQVEVHKNGIVEHSASISVTKAKTYTLSLSQKVNNIEEVVITAKEGKGLTSSSLINQRAMQHLQPSSFTDLLELLPGGRSGDPVLNQVNKISLRETGNPGSDYNTSAMGTMFLVDGAPLNSGANLQYTYDFLDKTNNGLKRRLNITSGVDMRTISTDQIEKVEILRGIPSVIYGNLTSGIVKITNKSGYTRWKARFKADGYSKLFAVNKGFENKEKDLKINVGIDYLNAKSDPRDRLENYKRITTNFALVKEKKHDHGNSRWQTSFSYTGSLDGSKSDPDADLSDLNSYKVNNHLISLSNSYTYTREKSSFFKSTEIQATVNQRFDKIKQTKFIQLENATAFPLSRTEGEHDGYYPEAQYISDYIVDGKPLDVFVKMVNNFQLNCKPFKTDINAGFDWQLSKNWGHGQQFDVVRPIDPKATFRPRPYRNIPAYITSALFLETISSTDIGRHQLTLALGVRGNMMMNLPSGFTMNGKMYADPRANLQWNLPSFNIINKRAQLALTLGYGRQSLFPDLNLLYPELIYKDLQQLNYFHNNPDYRRVNYKTMIYNPQNPEIEPAINEKLEARIDFSLGLHQLSVTVFKENMRNAFRSMNEYAVYQYKKYDTSNLDHNTLTSPPDVNKLPYQNINENFTYSTQRNGSKIDKEGVEFQYSSNRIPVINTRFTINGAWFRTKYGNSLPVYRGRDLVINGRPYPYLGLYEGMEPSSVNEVLNTNLMLDTYIPKLDLIFSSSFQFSWYSMRKLDPMSGIPSQYVDQDGNIFPFNADAARGAILENLIIAQNNDWYNASRRPMEMNLNLKVTKSFRNKAIVISMFANRLFSYYTPYNINGFTINRKGAYDPYFGMEINFNL; translated from the coding sequence ATGGTAGATAATGATCCTCAATTTCCTTTTAAATTTCAATTTTTCACTCTTTTCTTTTTCTTTATCGGTCTTACAACAGTCAAGTCGCAGGACAGATTGATTGTCATTACTTTTGAGATTAAAGACAATCAATCTGACCTGATTAAAGACTCGGAGATACAAATATTTTCCACTGAAAATAAATATTCTGTTAAAACCAATGACAAGGGAATCGCAACTCTATCTGTTGTTTCGGGCAGCTATCAGGTAGAAGTTCACAAGAATGGCATCGTTGAGCATTCTGCCAGCATATCTGTTACAAAAGCAAAAACATATACCCTTTCTCTGTCACAAAAGGTAAACAACATTGAAGAAGTTGTGATTACTGCCAAAGAAGGTAAAGGCCTTACCTCTTCCTCATTGATCAATCAGCGTGCGATGCAACACTTACAACCTTCGAGTTTTACTGATCTTTTGGAATTACTTCCTGGAGGAAGATCCGGGGATCCCGTTTTGAATCAGGTCAATAAGATCAGTCTTCGTGAAACAGGAAATCCCGGCAGCGATTACAACACCTCTGCCATGGGAACGATGTTTCTTGTAGATGGTGCTCCGTTGAACTCGGGAGCCAATCTTCAGTATACCTATGATTTTTTAGACAAAACCAATAACGGATTAAAAAGAAGGTTAAATATCACGAGCGGCGTAGATATGCGAACCATTTCTACAGATCAGATTGAAAAGGTAGAAATCCTTCGAGGAATTCCGTCTGTCATTTATGGAAATCTGACCTCAGGAATTGTAAAAATCACCAATAAATCAGGGTATACAAGATGGAAAGCCAGGTTCAAAGCAGATGGGTACAGTAAGCTTTTTGCGGTGAATAAAGGTTTTGAAAATAAAGAGAAAGATCTGAAAATCAATGTCGGAATCGATTACCTGAATGCCAAATCCGACCCGAGAGACAGGTTGGAAAATTATAAAAGAATAACCACCAATTTTGCTTTAGTAAAGGAAAAAAAGCATGATCACGGAAATTCCAGGTGGCAAACAAGCTTTAGTTATACCGGATCTCTGGATGGCTCAAAGTCTGATCCTGATGCCGACCTTTCGGATTTGAATTCATATAAAGTGAATAACCATCTGATAAGTCTTTCCAACTCATATACTTACACAAGAGAGAAATCTTCATTTTTCAAATCCACAGAAATTCAGGCAACTGTTAATCAGAGATTTGATAAAATAAAGCAAACCAAGTTTATACAGCTTGAAAATGCAACGGCTTTTCCTTTATCCAGAACTGAGGGAGAACATGACGGCTACTATCCTGAAGCACAATACATTTCCGATTATATTGTGGATGGAAAACCACTTGATGTATTCGTAAAGATGGTGAATAATTTCCAGCTCAATTGTAAGCCTTTCAAAACAGATATCAACGCAGGATTTGATTGGCAATTGAGTAAAAACTGGGGCCATGGACAACAGTTTGACGTTGTAAGGCCGATAGATCCGAAGGCTACTTTCAGACCTCGTCCTTATCGGAATATTCCTGCTTACATTACGTCAGCATTATTTCTGGAAACCATCAGCTCGACAGATATCGGAAGGCATCAACTGACCCTGGCGCTGGGAGTGAGAGGGAATATGATGATGAACCTTCCGTCCGGATTCACCATGAATGGAAAGATGTATGCAGATCCGCGGGCCAATCTTCAATGGAATCTTCCCTCATTTAACATCATTAACAAAAGGGCACAACTTGCATTAACATTGGGTTATGGAAGACAAAGTTTATTCCCTGATCTTAATCTGCTCTATCCGGAACTGATTTATAAAGACCTTCAGCAGCTGAATTATTTCCACAATAACCCGGATTACAGAAGGGTTAATTATAAAACGATGATTTATAATCCACAGAACCCGGAAATAGAACCTGCTATCAATGAGAAGTTGGAAGCAAGAATCGATTTCAGCCTTGGATTGCACCAGTTATCGGTTACTGTCTTTAAGGAAAACATGCGTAACGCTTTCCGTTCAATGAATGAATACGCGGTATATCAGTACAAAAAGTATGATACTTCAAACCTTGACCACAATACCCTGACCTCTCCACCGGATGTAAACAAACTGCCTTATCAGAATATTAATGAAAATTTCACCTATTCAACGCAGCGAAATGGCAGTAAAATAGATAAGGAAGGAGTAGAATTTCAATATTCATCCAACCGGATTCCGGTAATAAACACCAGGTTTACCATCAATGGCGCCTGGTTCCGTACAAAATACGGAAATAGCCTTCCGGTCTACAGGGGACGTGATCTGGTGATCAATGGAAGACCTTACCCTTATCTCGGGCTCTATGAAGGCATGGAACCGAGCTCAGTGAACGAAGTGCTGAACACCAACCTGATGCTAGATACTTATATTCCAAAACTGGATCTTATATTTTCCTCTTCTTTTCAGTTTTCATGGTATTCTATGAGAAAATTAGATCCGATGAGCGGAATTCCCAGCCAGTATGTAGATCAGGACGGTAATATTTTCCCTTTTAACGCTGATGCAGCACGGGGAGCAATCCTCGAAAATCTGATTATCGCTCAGAATAACGATTGGTATAATGCGTCCAGAAGGCCTATGGAGATGAACCTTAACCTTAAGGTGACTAAAAGTTTCAGAAATAAAGCGATTGTCATTTCCATGTTTGCAAACAGGCTTTTCAGTTATTATACGCCTTACAATATCAATGGATTTACGATCAACAGAAAAGGTGCTTATGATCCTTATTTCGGAATGGAAATCAATTTTAATTTATAA